A single Pan paniscus chromosome 21, NHGRI_mPanPan1-v2.0_pri, whole genome shotgun sequence DNA region contains:
- the LOC100971103 gene encoding LOW QUALITY PROTEIN: uncharacterized protein C20orf203 (The sequence of the model RefSeq protein was modified relative to this genomic sequence to represent the inferred CDS: deleted 1 base in 1 codon; substituted 1 base at 1 genomic stop codon) — MFPRPVLNSQAQAILLPQPPNMLDHRQXPPRLASFPFTKTGMLSPVTSVLAGLTAHLWDLGGGAGRRTSKAQQVHPQPSHQRQPPPPQHPGPYQERIWVGGEGGGEVGGPRLSKVGRRDREVGRGLRAPAGRGRAMGGMPRMGTVGDFGQALSLLAWTSTCFQDSCLPSLPGKLPAPLISKQQFLSNSSGSLFN, encoded by the exons ATGTTTCCTAGgcctgtcttgaactcccaggctcaagcgattctcctgcctcagcctcccaacatgctggatCACAGGCAgtagccacctcgcctggccagtTTTCCCTTTACAAAAACTGGAATGCTGAGCCCG GTCACATCAGTCTTGGCTGGACTCACTGCCCACCTCTGGGACCTTGGCGGTGGGGCGGGAAGGAGGACCTCAAAGGCTCAGCAAGTCCACCCCCAGCCCAGCCACCAGCGCCAGCCTCCTCCTCCGCAACACCCAGGCCCTTATCAGGAAAGGATTTGGGTTggtggggag ggcgggggggAAGTCGGAGGCCCCAGGCTCAGCAAGGTGGGTCGGAGAGatagggaagtggggagggggctgcggGCCCCTGCTGGGCGGGGGAGGGCAATGGGAGGGATGCCCAGAATGGGCACGGTGGGGGACTTTGGCCAAGCTCTGTCCTTGCTGGCCTGGACCTCAACATGTTTCCAGGACTCCTGCCTCCCATCCTTGCCAGGCAAGTTGCCTGCACCTTTAATTAGCAAGCAGCAGTTTCTCTCCAATTCATCAGGGTCTCTGTTTAATTAG